Proteins co-encoded in one Dyadobacter sp. CECT 9275 genomic window:
- a CDS encoding SDR family NAD(P)-dependent oxidoreductase, giving the protein MVTGGNTGIGLETTKTLAAAGATVIVPARDMEKATKNLQGIPHVEIMPMDLMNPASIDACADRFLASGRPLHFLINNAGIMWVPLRRDERGIESQLATNYLAQFQLTARLWPALKNANGARVINVSSHGHHFAPFDFDDPNFLHREYETLLGYGQSKTAVNLFSMELDNRARRSNVRAYSVHPGSIGGTELGREAPLELFQKMGFLDADGNMLPEVAAALKTVPQGAATTVWCATSPLLNNIGGVYCEDADIAPLSADLSNPHGVNPYSLDEASAKRLWDLTEEMTGIRFTL; this is encoded by the coding sequence ATGGTGACCGGCGGCAATACGGGCATCGGCCTGGAAACAACCAAGACACTTGCCGCGGCAGGTGCCACGGTGATCGTGCCGGCCAGGGATATGGAAAAGGCCACCAAAAATCTGCAAGGTATCCCGCATGTAGAAATTATGCCGATGGATCTCATGAATCCTGCTTCCATCGATGCATGTGCCGACCGTTTTCTGGCATCTGGCAGACCGCTGCATTTCCTCATCAACAACGCCGGGATTATGTGGGTGCCGCTCCGCCGCGACGAGCGCGGCATCGAGTCGCAGCTGGCGACCAATTACCTGGCGCAGTTCCAGCTTACGGCAAGGTTGTGGCCTGCGCTCAAAAACGCCAACGGTGCCAGGGTGATCAATGTGTCTTCTCACGGGCATCATTTTGCCCCGTTTGACTTCGACGACCCCAATTTCCTGCATAGGGAATATGAAACACTACTGGGCTACGGCCAGTCCAAAACAGCCGTCAACCTTTTTTCAATGGAACTGGACAACCGCGCCCGCAGGAGTAACGTAAGAGCCTATTCCGTGCATCCGGGTTCCATCGGTGGAACGGAACTGGGCCGGGAGGCGCCACTCGAACTGTTTCAGAAAATGGGTTTTCTGGATGCAGATGGCAACATGCTGCCCGAAGTGGCCGCTGCATTGAAAACGGTGCCGCAAGGTGCTGCCACAACAGTGTGGTGCGCCACTTCGCCCTTATTAAACAACATCGGCGGTGTGTATTGTGAGGATGCGGACATCGCTCCATTATCTGCCGATCTTTCCAATCCCCACGGCGTAAACCCTTATTCGCTGGATGAAGCCAGCGCAAAAAGGCTGTGGGACCTTACAGAGGAAATGACAGGAATCAGGTTCACCCTATAA
- a CDS encoding SusC/RagA family TonB-linked outer membrane protein, producing the protein MISKENSLISPFKMLIRFRCKSGFVTALFVILQSVCCYAQNTSPLKGKVYDAGNETALPGVSVMLKNTQTGTTTDVNGDFELPVPVSGSALVFSYVGYESQTVELSGQKTIEIRLKGSQNALDEVVVVGYGSQRKKDLTGSIVRITSDKFLQPSTGSFDQMLQGKVPGVQISQTTGAPGGNVNILIRGVSSITGGTQPLYVIDGFAIGSGGGGSDMRSYGGSSFSSAGMAGNTANRVNPLSSINPSDIESIEVLKDASATAIYGSRGANGVVIITTKRGSGSKSQISVDASYGFQEVANKLKLLNARQYAEYFVDARDNARAYEGGSVNDPNEVRSAATRVRPEFRNPASLTTDTDWQDVLFRVAPVRNVQLSSTGGNDKTKFFISGGYFSQEGIIINSDYNRFNLRVNVDAQVTKRVKIGTSTSGSYGFGRFANTESHYGQGGLLTNVLSASPTIPVYDQNGNYYFNQADVTDGLGFLANVLAVSDGTQDRRKTMNIFTNNFLEVALTDDLVFKSSIGVNFGANTIRLWRSSAVPNFTSLNYPATAGVTKTESLDWLNENTLTYAKVFQGKHFVNAVGGFTAQKNSVERLSAGASDFPSEYVEYLSAGIVNAGTHFNSEWSLLSMMARVNYSFASKYLFTATVRRDGSSRFGGNNKWGVFPSVSVGYNISEENFMKNIKFISNLKLRASYGISGNNQIGNYTHIGLLSGTRYVENNALKPGLVPSSLSNDDLTWEKSRQTNLGLDLGLFADRIALTFDVYRDLKTDLLLAVQLPAASGFSSSTQNIGDIRNKGMEIGLRTINLRFKRFEWNSNITLSANRNKVLRLATEGGRIANSAYQITQVGSPVSSFYLLNTLGVFMTSKELDGAALQHPKTQAGDLKFEDVNGDGVINQNDRKIMGSPWPDFTWGFDNNFAWRNLNLNVAVVGSQGAYTFLETTLLGSGGVQNALQIEDQRWRSEANPGNGIIPRAVRNGYATSSGGTVSRYLFDNSFARIRNVNLSYDLPKEAASRLHLSNLNVYLNAANLFTFTKYPGYDPESSVAGDNIVNAGIDYLNYPLPRTYTLGIKFSF; encoded by the coding sequence ATGATCTCAAAAGAAAACTCACTTATTTCTCCTTTTAAAATGCTGATAAGATTCCGCTGCAAGAGCGGTTTTGTCACCGCATTATTTGTCATTCTGCAGTCTGTGTGCTGTTATGCGCAGAATACCTCCCCGCTAAAAGGCAAGGTGTATGATGCAGGAAATGAAACAGCACTTCCGGGTGTAAGTGTGATGCTAAAGAATACACAAACGGGTACCACAACTGACGTCAACGGCGATTTTGAATTGCCGGTCCCGGTTTCTGGATCTGCACTGGTATTCAGTTATGTAGGCTATGAGTCGCAGACGGTGGAATTATCCGGGCAAAAAACCATTGAAATCCGGTTAAAGGGCAGCCAGAATGCGTTGGACGAAGTGGTGGTGGTAGGATACGGAAGTCAGCGTAAAAAGGACCTGACCGGCTCAATCGTAAGGATTACAAGCGATAAATTTTTGCAGCCGTCCACCGGAAGTTTTGATCAGATGCTTCAGGGGAAGGTTCCCGGTGTTCAGATCAGTCAGACGACCGGCGCACCGGGTGGAAATGTCAATATCCTGATCCGCGGTGTGAGCTCCATAACCGGTGGCACGCAGCCATTGTACGTGATTGATGGTTTCGCGATCGGGTCTGGCGGTGGCGGTTCGGATATGCGCAGTTATGGCGGATCATCTTTTTCTTCGGCCGGTATGGCGGGCAATACAGCAAACCGTGTGAATCCGCTTTCTTCTATCAATCCTTCTGATATTGAATCGATTGAAGTGCTGAAAGATGCTTCTGCAACAGCCATTTATGGTTCGAGAGGAGCAAATGGGGTCGTTATCATTACCACCAAGAGAGGCTCAGGCAGCAAATCGCAGATCAGTGTCGATGCCTCCTATGGTTTTCAGGAAGTGGCTAATAAGCTCAAACTTTTGAACGCACGCCAGTATGCCGAGTACTTCGTGGATGCACGTGACAACGCACGCGCCTATGAAGGTGGGTCGGTGAATGATCCCAACGAAGTGCGCTCAGCGGCTACACGGGTAAGGCCTGAGTTCAGAAATCCGGCATCACTGACAACGGATACAGACTGGCAGGATGTGCTCTTCCGGGTGGCGCCTGTGCGGAACGTACAGCTGTCATCGACAGGTGGTAACGACAAGACGAAGTTTTTCATTTCAGGAGGATATTTTTCCCAGGAGGGTATCATTATCAATTCTGATTACAACCGGTTTAATCTAAGGGTGAATGTTGATGCACAGGTAACGAAGCGGGTGAAAATCGGAACATCCACCTCGGGATCGTATGGTTTCGGCAGATTCGCCAACACCGAATCGCACTACGGGCAGGGTGGACTTTTAACCAATGTTTTATCGGCGTCCCCGACCATACCTGTGTACGATCAGAACGGAAATTATTATTTCAATCAGGCTGATGTGACCGATGGGCTGGGTTTTCTGGCCAATGTGCTGGCTGTGAGCGACGGCACGCAGGACAGGCGTAAAACGATGAATATTTTTACCAACAATTTTCTGGAGGTAGCCCTTACGGATGATTTGGTTTTCAAAAGCTCGATCGGTGTCAATTTTGGAGCAAACACCATCAGGTTGTGGAGGTCGTCGGCGGTGCCCAATTTCACAAGTCTGAATTATCCTGCAACGGCAGGTGTGACAAAAACAGAATCGCTCGACTGGCTCAACGAAAATACCCTTACTTACGCGAAGGTTTTCCAGGGAAAACATTTTGTAAACGCAGTTGGAGGCTTTACGGCGCAAAAAAACAGTGTTGAGCGTCTGTCGGCCGGGGCATCGGATTTCCCTTCGGAGTATGTGGAGTACCTGTCGGCCGGTATCGTGAATGCCGGAACACACTTCAACAGCGAGTGGTCGCTGCTTTCGATGATGGCGCGTGTGAATTACTCTTTTGCAAGCAAGTATTTGTTTACGGCCACCGTACGGCGGGACGGAAGTTCACGTTTCGGGGGTAATAACAAATGGGGTGTTTTCCCTTCTGTTTCAGTCGGATACAACATCTCGGAAGAGAATTTCATGAAGAACATCAAGTTTATCAGTAATCTGAAACTAAGAGCCAGTTACGGAATTTCGGGTAACAACCAGATCGGGAATTACACGCACATCGGATTGCTTTCAGGGACAAGGTATGTAGAGAACAATGCATTGAAGCCCGGTCTGGTGCCAAGCAGCTTATCCAATGACGATCTCACTTGGGAAAAATCCCGACAAACGAACCTGGGACTTGACCTGGGCTTATTTGCCGACCGGATAGCGCTAACCTTCGATGTCTACCGTGATCTGAAAACAGACCTGCTGCTGGCTGTGCAGTTACCTGCTGCGTCGGGATTCAGCAGCTCCACGCAGAACATCGGTGATATCCGGAACAAAGGCATGGAGATTGGTTTGAGGACGATCAACCTGAGATTCAAAAGATTTGAATGGAACAGCAATATTACGTTGAGTGCCAATAGAAATAAGGTACTCAGGCTTGCCACGGAAGGTGGCAGGATTGCCAATTCGGCTTACCAGATCACGCAAGTGGGCTCACCGGTCTCCAGCTTCTATCTGCTCAATACCTTGGGCGTATTCATGACCAGTAAGGAGCTTGACGGGGCCGCGCTGCAGCATCCGAAGACCCAGGCGGGGGATCTTAAATTTGAGGATGTGAATGGTGATGGCGTAATCAACCAGAACGACCGGAAGATCATGGGTAGTCCCTGGCCCGACTTCACCTGGGGTTTTGACAACAATTTCGCCTGGAGAAACCTGAACCTGAATGTGGCGGTCGTAGGCTCACAGGGTGCCTATACGTTTCTGGAAACCACTTTGCTAGGGTCAGGCGGAGTTCAGAACGCGCTTCAGATTGAAGACCAGCGCTGGCGGTCAGAAGCTAATCCTGGCAACGGTATCATACCCAGGGCTGTCAGAAATGGTTATGCCACCAGTTCAGGAGGTACCGTATCGCGCTATCTGTTTGATAATTCTTTCGCAAGAATAAGGAACGTGAACCTGAGTTATGATCTGCCGAAAGAAGCGGCCTCCCGTCTGCACCTGAGCAATCTGAACGTATACCTGAACGCGGCCAACCTCTTCACTTTTACCAAATATCCTGGCTATGATCCTGAATCCAGTGTTGCCGGTGATAACATTGTCAATGCGGGAATCGATTATCTCAATTATCCCTTGCCACGTACCTACACGCTAGGGATCAAGTTTTCTTTTTAA
- a CDS encoding HpcH/HpaI aldolase family protein, producing the protein MNDNNPNRRLGIGTWLSSGSPVVAELASECGFDWLLLDMEHGCLTDAGLLASLQSAKRHNLNLIVRVGSFEPAVIARVLDWGASGIMLPHVSCAEQAKQCIKAMRYPPGGTRGYSGSARVFGYGLASALASREHVSPLFIPQIEDYEGVMNSEAIAAVDGVDILFVGPSDLQLALSTASEELSMPYQEALTRIAASAGRYGKQTGILVRNADDVLPLKKAGFSCLAIGSDIGFLKSGFLNAIQEGSRH; encoded by the coding sequence ATGAATGATAATAACCCGAACCGCCGTCTGGGGATCGGTACCTGGCTTTCTAGTGGGTCGCCCGTAGTGGCGGAGCTTGCTTCTGAGTGCGGTTTCGACTGGCTTTTGCTGGATATGGAGCATGGATGTCTTACAGACGCAGGATTGCTGGCCAGTTTGCAGTCCGCGAAGAGACACAACCTGAACCTTATTGTCCGTGTGGGCAGTTTTGAGCCTGCAGTAATCGCCAGAGTGCTGGACTGGGGTGCTTCTGGAATAATGCTTCCCCACGTAAGCTGCGCTGAACAGGCTAAGCAATGTATTAAGGCCATGCGGTATCCGCCAGGTGGTACGCGGGGATATTCGGGTTCAGCGAGGGTGTTCGGTTACGGACTGGCCAGCGCACTGGCATCACGCGAACATGTTTCCCCGCTATTCATTCCCCAGATCGAAGATTATGAAGGAGTGATGAATTCCGAGGCAATTGCAGCAGTTGACGGCGTGGATATATTATTTGTCGGGCCTTCTGATCTTCAGCTGGCGCTCAGTACTGCCTCGGAGGAGTTATCGATGCCATATCAGGAAGCACTTACCCGTATTGCTGCCTCAGCAGGCCGTTATGGAAAGCAAACGGGCATTCTGGTACGAAATGCGGACGATGTGCTACCGCTAAAAAAAGCCGGGTTCAGTTGTCTGGCTATCGGTTCGGATATAGGGTTTTTGAAGTCAGGTTTTTTAAACGCAATTCAGGAAGGAAGTCGTCATTGA
- a CDS encoding winged helix-turn-helix transcriptional regulator, giving the protein MKKKVFIDQKPLHCPSQLRAIHDTMDILSGKWKITIIGCLSFGDKRFMDLMREVKGIGSKMLSKELHELEINGLISRTVQPTKPVTVEYALTAYGKTLRPILWEMADWGQHHRVKVKATFNGEVDNG; this is encoded by the coding sequence ATGAAAAAGAAAGTATTTATTGATCAAAAACCCCTACACTGTCCAAGTCAGCTCCGGGCTATCCATGATACGATGGATATTTTAAGCGGCAAATGGAAAATCACGATCATTGGGTGCCTGAGCTTTGGCGACAAACGGTTCATGGACTTAATGCGGGAAGTAAAAGGGATTGGCTCCAAAATGCTCTCCAAGGAGTTACATGAGCTGGAGATCAACGGTTTGATCAGTCGCACGGTGCAGCCAACCAAACCGGTCACGGTGGAATACGCGCTTACCGCTTATGGTAAGACCCTGAGGCCTATTCTGTGGGAAATGGCTGATTGGGGGCAACATCACAGGGTAAAAGTAAAAGCAACATTCAACGGAGAAGTTGACAATGGCTAA
- a CDS encoding RagB/SusD family nutrient uptake outer membrane protein, whose translation MKKYFLSIFMAGLLSSCSDFLDLQPEFQINEKAFYKTAKDFETALTGNYANLQSIHNGPLLNVGELTTDNARIEWSSPTQAEAEFDELNLSASNAILGSIWTSCFSTISNSNNLLTRLDEVKLADAQHKQYRGESLFLRAYNYFYLVRIFGELPIVPVAFRSPNEIMSFDMSRKPTSEVYNMIIQDLAEAATLLSGINNTSKSRASAGAAKTLLGKVYLTTKQYDKARDVLKEVVDMKLYSLSTDYRKLFTINNDDLPESIFEIKYLSGNVGEGNSFSTIFSPSRFDLGMFPGNMQGSGRLIPTPQVANAYEPGDARRKISIGDTVRLVSGKYEKEIHGLKFVDFTTGLVGDGGVNFTSLRYADVLLMYAEALNETGNTDGAYVYINQVRARAGLSALAGLSKAAFALAMERERRVEFLLEGHRWFDLVRTERAKEVLNKYFKDVGLSYTVQDHELIMPIPLREIDIDPRLKQNKGF comes from the coding sequence ATGAAAAAATACTTCCTATCCATATTCATGGCCGGCTTGCTGTCCTCCTGTTCCGATTTTCTGGATCTTCAGCCTGAGTTTCAGATCAACGAGAAGGCATTTTATAAAACGGCGAAAGATTTTGAAACAGCCCTGACGGGTAACTATGCCAACCTTCAATCCATACACAATGGCCCGCTTCTCAATGTCGGAGAGTTGACAACAGATAACGCCCGGATTGAATGGTCGTCTCCCACACAGGCCGAAGCGGAATTTGACGAATTGAATCTGTCTGCATCGAACGCCATTCTGGGAAGTATCTGGACGAGTTGCTTCTCCACGATTTCCAATTCCAATAACTTACTGACCAGGCTGGATGAAGTAAAACTCGCTGACGCCCAGCACAAGCAATACAGAGGGGAGTCGCTGTTCCTTCGGGCTTACAATTATTTTTATCTGGTCAGGATATTCGGAGAGCTCCCCATTGTGCCCGTTGCATTCAGGAGTCCCAATGAGATCATGTCTTTTGATATGTCCCGGAAACCGACTAGTGAGGTTTACAATATGATCATTCAGGACCTGGCTGAGGCGGCTACTCTGCTTTCCGGTATCAACAATACCAGCAAATCCCGCGCTTCTGCCGGAGCAGCCAAAACGCTGCTGGGTAAAGTGTACCTGACCACAAAGCAATATGACAAAGCCAGGGATGTTTTGAAAGAAGTGGTGGACATGAAGCTGTATTCGCTTAGTACGGATTATCGCAAATTGTTTACAATCAATAACGATGACCTTCCCGAGTCTATTTTTGAAATAAAATACCTGTCGGGAAACGTTGGAGAAGGCAACTCATTTTCTACCATATTCTCTCCCTCACGATTTGACCTTGGGATGTTTCCGGGAAATATGCAGGGATCCGGAAGGCTCATTCCCACGCCTCAGGTGGCCAATGCCTATGAACCGGGTGATGCAAGAAGGAAAATTTCAATCGGAGATACGGTTCGCCTGGTGTCCGGGAAATATGAAAAAGAAATCCACGGGTTGAAATTCGTAGATTTCACCACAGGCCTTGTAGGAGACGGCGGTGTCAATTTCACGTCTCTGCGTTATGCCGATGTTCTGCTCATGTACGCAGAGGCTCTGAACGAAACGGGTAATACGGACGGAGCTTATGTTTATATCAATCAGGTAAGGGCTCGCGCAGGGTTGTCTGCGCTGGCAGGCTTGTCAAAAGCAGCTTTTGCGCTGGCGATGGAAAGAGAAAGGCGGGTCGAGTTCCTGCTGGAGGGCCACCGCTGGTTTGATCTGGTCCGTACGGAGCGTGCCAAAGAGGTACTGAACAAGTATTTCAAAGATGTTGGATTGAGCTATACCGTTCAGGATCATGAGCTGATCATGCCAATTCCATTGCGGGAAATTGATATTGATCCCAGACTTAAACAGAACAAAGGATTTTGA
- a CDS encoding AraC family transcriptional regulator — MKPHFYLVPRDVLSSHLSRHHTLPNFGTVWHYHPELELHYIVRGEGVRFVGDNVSNFNSGELLLLGENLPHMWRCNEQYFQRDPEITAEAVVVQFLPDFMGKDFLKMSESTAILNLYEKAKAGLVITGPTKEKIIRLMLRSVKAKGLSRLVLILNMLDILCESPDLTRIASTPSLHQSSKEEMDRLNKVYNYTLANYKNDLTLEEIASVANLSVTSFCRYFKLMTKKTFHDFLIEIRISHAQRMLIEDRLATAEAICFECGFNNRSMFFSHFKKITGITPFEFKRKCHSEYVF, encoded by the coding sequence ATGAAGCCTCATTTTTACCTCGTTCCCAGAGACGTCCTCAGTTCGCACCTTTCGCGGCATCATACGCTACCCAATTTTGGCACGGTCTGGCATTACCATCCAGAACTGGAGCTGCATTATATCGTTCGGGGTGAAGGAGTGCGTTTTGTGGGCGACAACGTCAGCAATTTCAACTCAGGGGAACTGCTTCTGCTGGGCGAAAACCTGCCGCATATGTGGCGCTGCAATGAGCAGTACTTTCAAAGAGACCCTGAAATAACGGCGGAGGCAGTGGTGGTTCAGTTTCTGCCAGACTTTATGGGAAAGGACTTTTTAAAAATGTCGGAGTCAACGGCCATTCTTAACCTGTACGAAAAAGCCAAAGCTGGCTTGGTAATTACAGGACCTACAAAGGAAAAGATTATTAGGCTCATGCTACGTTCGGTAAAAGCAAAAGGACTCAGCCGGCTGGTGCTGATCCTGAACATGCTGGATATACTTTGTGAAAGCCCCGATCTGACCCGGATTGCGTCTACACCCAGCTTGCACCAATCCAGTAAAGAAGAGATGGACCGGCTCAACAAGGTTTATAATTATACCCTGGCCAATTACAAAAATGACTTAACCTTGGAAGAAATCGCTTCCGTGGCCAATTTAAGCGTCACCTCCTTTTGCCGGTATTTCAAACTGATGACAAAAAAAACATTTCACGATTTCCTGATCGAGATCCGTATCAGTCATGCACAAAGAATGTTGATCGAAGACCGGCTGGCGACAGCAGAAGCCATTTGTTTTGAATGCGGATTCAACAACCGTTCCATGTTCTTTTCACATTTTAAAAAGATAACAGGGATAACGCCCTTCGAATTCAAGCGAAAGTGTCATTCTGAATATGTATTCTGA
- a CDS encoding Crp/Fnr family transcriptional regulator, translating into MQDILLDFISKYISLNEDEKNAILSLDLFHSVKKGTILLKEGQQSKDSYFVLNGCIRTYYVIDGEEKTTAFYTEMEVLTPPCVISKMPSEYYISCVEDTILTISNADMEVEVNSKFPKFEIMCRVLSEELLAKKQLDFDEFKTSSPEQRYLNLMQSRPDLLQRVPQHQLASFLGIQPQSLSRLRARIMEKSKA; encoded by the coding sequence ATGCAAGACATCCTATTAGACTTCATATCCAAATACATTTCTCTGAACGAAGACGAGAAAAACGCGATTCTTTCTCTAGACTTGTTTCATTCGGTTAAAAAGGGGACGATTTTGCTTAAAGAGGGGCAACAATCGAAAGACAGTTATTTTGTCCTGAATGGTTGTATCCGGACGTACTATGTCATCGACGGGGAAGAAAAAACAACTGCTTTTTATACGGAAATGGAAGTTTTGACGCCGCCCTGTGTGATCAGCAAAATGCCGTCGGAGTATTACATCAGTTGTGTGGAAGACACGATTCTCACCATTTCAAATGCTGATATGGAGGTAGAAGTCAACAGCAAATTCCCGAAGTTTGAAATCATGTGCCGGGTCTTGTCGGAGGAACTATTGGCAAAAAAACAGCTGGATTTCGATGAGTTTAAAACGTCTTCGCCGGAACAACGCTATTTGAATCTGATGCAGTCGCGGCCAGACCTTCTCCAACGTGTACCGCAACATCAACTGGCGAGTTTTCTAGGTATCCAGCCGCAGTCACTCAGCCGGTTAAGGGCAAGAATCATGGAAAAAAGTAAGGCCTGA
- a CDS encoding Crp/Fnr family transcriptional regulator, with translation MQDILLDFISKYISLNEDEENAILSLDLFHSVKKGTILLKEGQQSKDSYFVLKGCIRTYYVIDGEEKTTAFYTEMEVLTPPCVISKMPSEYYISCVEDTILTISNADMEVEVNSKFPKFEIMCRILSEELLAKKQLDFDEFKTSSPEQRYLNLMQSRPDLLQRVPQHQLASFLGIQPQSLSRLRARIMEKNKA, from the coding sequence ATGCAAGACATCCTACTAGACTTCATCTCCAAATACATTTCTCTGAACGAAGACGAGGAAAATGCCATTCTTTCTTTGGACTTGTTTCATTCGGTTAAAAAGGGGACGATTTTGCTTAAAGAGGGGCAACAATCGAAAGACAGTTATTTTGTGCTGAAAGGATGTATCCGGACGTACTATGTGATCGACGGGGAAGAAAAAACGACTGCTTTTTATACGGAAATGGAAGTTTTGACGCCGCCTTGTGTGATCAGCAAAATGCCGTCGGAGTATTACATCAGTTGCGTGGAAGACACGATTCTTACCATTTCAAATGCGGATATGGAGGTAGAAGTCAACAGCAAATTCCCGAAGTTTGAAATCATGTGCCGGATCTTGTCCGAGGAGCTACTGGCTAAAAAACAGCTGGACTTTGATGAGTTTAAAACGTCTTCACCGGAACAACGCTATTTGAATCTGATGCAGTCGCGCCCCGACCTTCTTCAACGAGTGCCACAACACCAGCTCGCGAGTTTTCTGGGCATCCAACCGCAGTCACTCAGCCGGTTAAGGGCCAGAATCATGGAAAAAAATAAGGCCTGA
- a CDS encoding SDR family NAD(P)-dependent oxidoreductase codes for MKIDLTQKIAIVTGSSKGIGAAIAKELAACGAIVIVTYHSAASDADGVVDAIRETGGQAIALQADMARHTDIIDLLKQVKERFGKLDVLVNNAGIARFGPIEAVTEGDFLEQYRVNVLGPMLTIKESLKYFPPTGGSIINISSVGGQNPGPYTSIYTSSKAALNALTVSLSRELVNRHIRVNTVAPGPTDTEGSKALGLAGSAIEKDMIAAIPMGRFGKPNEIAPVVAFLASDNAGWITGEKLAVSGGMR; via the coding sequence ATGAAAATAGATTTGACGCAGAAAATTGCCATCGTTACCGGCAGCTCAAAGGGTATTGGCGCTGCCATAGCCAAGGAACTTGCCGCCTGTGGCGCAATTGTCATTGTTACCTATCATTCGGCGGCAAGCGATGCAGATGGCGTTGTTGACGCCATCCGGGAGACAGGCGGACAGGCCATTGCCCTTCAGGCCGATATGGCCCGGCATACCGATATTATTGATTTATTAAAACAGGTGAAGGAGCGATTTGGCAAGCTGGATGTGCTGGTGAATAACGCTGGCATCGCCCGATTCGGCCCTATCGAAGCCGTTACGGAGGGCGATTTTCTGGAACAGTATCGGGTCAATGTATTAGGTCCCATGCTGACGATCAAGGAGTCTTTGAAGTATTTTCCCCCAACAGGAGGTAGCATTATCAATATCAGTTCAGTAGGCGGACAGAATCCCGGGCCATACACCAGCATTTATACGTCATCGAAGGCGGCCTTGAACGCCTTAACCGTTTCTTTATCTAGAGAATTGGTGAACCGCCACATCCGCGTCAACACGGTGGCACCGGGTCCAACTGATACCGAGGGGTCAAAGGCGCTGGGCCTGGCAGGCAGTGCCATCGAAAAGGACATGATTGCCGCTATACCTATGGGTAGATTCGGCAAACCAAATGAAATAGCCCCAGTAGTTGCTTTCCTGGCATCGGACAATGCGGGCTGGATCACTGGTGAAAAATTGGCTGTCTCAGGAGGAATGCGCTAA
- a CDS encoding phosphotransferase family protein has product MTNRQDIYYWKCDRPSAFFALKDQHEAMDVKEVQALLLPRLIRYFGIDLVQLVPATGQGNHLTFLASAEGVAIFVRLENGPEGDDFMEIEAHVLREIRALGIPVPAVLEVDATRAEVPFAYQILEYLKYPDLNALFKLGKLNITLIARAVGENVARWQSVQPSGFGPFDPEKLRSENALVGLHKTYRDYFLLNWEKHLDFLVLRKFLSQAESDKIQKLVFDHQHYLDIAQGCLVHKDLALWNMLGEAEEIKAFIDWDDTISGDATDDLSLLACFHSGEVVRAALDGYESVAPLPEDFLPRFWLHLLRNMIVKAVIRVGADYFEKESDFFLIGTGSSGATLRDFTKQRIWLACKGLENKKQIRDL; this is encoded by the coding sequence ATGACCAATCGTCAGGATATATACTACTGGAAATGTGATCGTCCTTCTGCGTTTTTTGCACTGAAAGATCAACATGAAGCCATGGATGTGAAAGAAGTGCAGGCGCTGCTGCTTCCACGGCTGATCAGGTATTTCGGTATAGATCTTGTGCAGCTCGTGCCAGCCACAGGGCAGGGAAATCACTTAACCTTTCTGGCCAGTGCCGAAGGGGTCGCCATTTTTGTGCGATTGGAGAACGGGCCCGAAGGAGACGATTTTATGGAAATTGAAGCACATGTGCTTAGGGAAATCAGGGCCCTGGGGATCCCGGTACCGGCGGTACTCGAGGTCGATGCCACACGTGCAGAGGTGCCTTTCGCCTACCAGATCCTCGAATATCTGAAATACCCAGATCTCAATGCGCTATTCAAGCTGGGTAAACTGAATATTACCCTGATTGCGCGTGCGGTGGGTGAAAATGTGGCCCGGTGGCAGTCGGTTCAACCTTCCGGATTCGGGCCGTTCGATCCTGAAAAATTGCGTTCCGAAAATGCGCTGGTGGGCCTGCACAAAACATATCGGGACTATTTTTTATTAAACTGGGAAAAGCATCTCGATTTTCTGGTCTTGAGAAAATTCCTGAGCCAGGCCGAATCCGACAAAATACAAAAGCTGGTTTTTGATCATCAGCATTACCTGGATATAGCGCAGGGGTGTCTCGTTCATAAAGATCTGGCGTTATGGAACATGCTGGGCGAAGCGGAGGAAATTAAGGCATTTATCGACTGGGACGACACCATCAGCGGTGACGCTACCGACGACCTTTCCCTGCTGGCCTGTTTTCATTCGGGTGAAGTTGTACGGGCTGCTTTGGACGGATACGAATCGGTTGCCCCCTTGCCCGAAGATTTCTTGCCGAGGTTCTGGCTGCATCTGCTTCGGAATATGATCGTCAAGGCGGTGATCCGTGTTGGCGCGGATTACTTCGAAAAGGAATCAGATTTTTTTCTGATTGGTACGGGTTCATCGGGTGCCACATTAAGGGATTTTACAAAACAACGGATCTGGCTGGCCTGCAAAGGGTTGGAGAATAAAAAACAAATCAGAGATTTATGA